The sequence below is a genomic window from Kitasatospora kifunensis.
GGTGGACTACCCGCAGTTCACCCTCCTCGTGCTGAACACCCAGGTGCCCGGGGAATGCGGCGGCCGACTCGGCGCGGCCCAGCTGGCGTGGCTCGACCAGACCCTCGCACGGCGCCCGCAGGTCCCGGCCGTCGTCTGCCTGCACCACCCGCCGATCCCGATCGGCATGCCCTTCCTGGACGGCATGCGTCTGGCGGACGGCGCGGAGTTGGGCGAGGTGCTCGCACGACACGGCAACGTCGCCCGCGTCCTGGCCGGTCATGTGCACCGTTCGATCACCGCCGCCTTCGCCGGCAGCACCCTGGCCATCGCGCCCAGCACCTACCTGCAGAGCGGCCTGGTCCTGCGCGAGGGCCTGCCCAACTACGTTCCGGAGCCCACCTCGTTCCTGCTCCACCTGGCCACCGACAGCTCCTGGGCCACCCACACCGTTGCCGTCAGCCACGCGGCCGCCCCGATGGGAGGCTGAGCGGTGCAGGCGCGTTCCGCAGCATGAGGTGGGTGCCCTGCCAGCGGTCGCGGAGCAGGCGGTCGTGGCTGACGATGACCAGCGTCCCGTCGAACGCCGCCAGCGCGGTCTCCAGCTCCTCGACCAGGCCGAGGGAGAGGTGGTTGGTGGGTTCGTCCAGCAGCAGCACGTCGGCCGGCTCGCTGAGCAGCCGGGCCAGCGCCAGCCGCTGGCGTTGTCCCACGGACAGCCTGCCGACGGGCACCGTGAGCTGCTCGGACCTGAACAGGCCCAGGGCGAGCAGCCGGGCGGTGTGCTCGGCGGGTGCGCCAGGCCGATCACGGGCGAAGGCGGCGAGCAGGGTCTCCTCACCTCGCCCTGCCGGGGGCTGCTGCGGGAGGTAGCCGATCCGGCCGCGCCGGGTCAACTGTCCGGTGTCCGGGTCGAGTTCACCGGCCAGCAGGCGCAGTAGAGTGCTCTTGCCGGCTCCGTTCGGGCCGCTGATCAGCACCCGCTCGCCCGCGCTGACGGTCAGTCCGGTGCGGGCCAGGCGGCCGGTGACGCTGACGTCGGTGGCGTCCAGCACCGCCCCCTTGAGGCGGTCGGCACGCAGTGGCGCCGCGAACCGAAGCGGCTCGGGCGGGGCTGGGACCGGCTGTGCCAGCAGGCGGGCAAGGCGTTCCTCGGCGTTGCGCACCCGACTGGCCAGGGACTGCTGCACCCGGCCCGCCGCCCGGTCGTACGCCATCTTGTTGCCGTCCTTCATGGCGCGCCCGGGCGCCACCTGGCGCGCGGTGGTCGCGGCGGCCTCGCGCAGCCGGTCGGCCTCGGCCTGCCACTGCGCGTGCTCCTGGGCCCAGCGTCGGCGGGCGGCGGCCTTCTCGGCGAGGTAGCCCGCGTAGCCGTTGCCGTAGCGCACCACCTGGCGCAGGTCGGCGTCCACCTCCAGCAGGCTGGTGGCGATGCGTTCGAGGAAGAGGCGGTCGTGGGAGACGGCCACGGTGGTGCCGCGGCGGGTGCGCAGGTGCTCCTCCAGCCAGGCCATGGCGCTGTCGTCGAGGTGGTTGGTCGGCTCGTCCAGCAGCAGCACCTCAGGACCGGCTGCGAGGACGGCGGCCAGCCGCAGGCGGACCTGCTCGCCGCCGGACAGTGCGCCGACCTGGCGCTCGCGCGGCAGTCGGGCCAGGCCCAGACCGTCCAGTGCGCGTTCCACGCGGGCCTCGGCCTGATAGCCGCCGCGCAGTTCGAAGACCGTCAACAGTTCGCCGTACTCGGTGAGTTGGGATTCGTCCCCGTCGGCCATCGCGGCCTCCAGTGCTCGCATCCGGTCCTCGATGGCGCGCAGCTCCGACAGGGCCTGGTCGATGACCTGTTGGACCGTCAGCAGCGGGGAGAGCCGGGCCTCTTGGGCGAGGTAGCCGACGCCGCCCTCGGCGCGGACGACGATCTCACCGCTGTCGGGCTGCTCGTGGCCGGCCAGCAGGCGCAGCAGGGTGGTCTTGCCGGATCCGTTCTCGCCGATGATCCCGGTGCGCTCGCCGGCGGTGAGCGAGCAGGTCACCGAATCAAGGACGATGCGGCCGTTGAACGCCTTGGTCGCGGCGCGGGCGGTGAGCTGGGTGGGCATGTGGGTACTCCGTAGCGTTCGAGGGGGTCCGCAGGGGCGCGGGCGAGGGCTGGGCGGGGTGAACGCTTGGCGAGAGCATCGGAGGACTCCACTAATGCGACGAATGTTGCGTTAGAATCGTGGCATGGAAGAACCTCCCGAGGCAACCCGTAATCCGGACGACTCGACGGCACCGCCCGCCGGGCCGCCCGCCCTGACCCCAGCTCTGACCCCGGTCCGCCGCCCGGGCGGGCGCAGCGCCCGCGTCCGGGAACAGGTCCTCGAAGCCGTCGGTGCCCAACTCGTCGAGCACGGCTACGACGGGCTCACCGTGGACGCCGTCGCGGCCCGCGCCGGCGTGCACCGCACGACGGTCTACCGGCGCTGGACGGACGTCGGCGGCCTGCTCGCGGACCTCCTCGACGCCGCCAAGGACGAGGCCTGGGAGCCGCAGGACACCGGGCGGCTGGAGAGCGACCTGACCGCGCTCAACGAGGAGATCCACCAGGCACTGAGCGCCGACTCCTCGATCACGGTGGCCCTGATCGCCGCCTCGTTCCGCTCCACGGAGGCCGCCGGGGCGCTGCAGCGCTTCTGGGAGGACCGGTACGGGCGCAGCGAGGTCGTGGTCGAGCGCGCCGTGCGGCGCGGGGAACTGCCACCCCACACGGACGCCCGCCGGCTGCTGCTCGGCGCCACCGCGCCGCTCTACCACCAGTTCGTGGTGCTCAGGGCGCCGGCCGATCCGCGACTGCCGGGTCAGGCCGCCCGGGCCGCCGCCACGGCCGCGGCGGCGGGCGCCTTCACCCGGGACCGCTAAAGGGACCGCTAAACGGGTCCGCCGGCCTGCGGGGTGTCCTGGGCGATCGCGAGCAGGCGGCGGAGCACGTCCAGGAGTTCCGCGGGGTGGGACGGTCGGGCGGCTCGCCAGCCGATGTGCCCGTCGGGGCGGACCAGCAGGGCTCCGGTCGCCGGGAGGCCGCAGAGTCGGCCGACGGCGCCCGGCTCCGCTTCGCGCAGGCGCCCGCCGTCGAGCGCGTGCACGGTGACCGGGAAGCCGGCCGCGGTGGCGGTCTGTGCCTGCTGCCGCCAGGCCGGGGAGTCCTGCGGTGTGAGCAGGGTGAAGCCGGGGCCGACGAGGTCGAGGGTGGACGAGGTCCCGGGCGGGCCGAGCAGCCGCGCGTGCGGCAGGCGACGTCCGGGCGCGCCGCTCGGGTGGTAGCCCGAGACGTCCAACGTCTGGCCGGTCGCGTCTGTCCCGTCTGTCCCGTCGGACCCGTCGGTCCCGGCGCTCTGGGGGGCGTCAGGAATGACGGCGGTGGAGCGGTAGGCGGCGGTGAGCAGGAGCTGGTCGTCGATCCGGTAGCCGCCCCCGCCTCCCGCCCGGGCGTTGGCGTTCTCGGTGGACAGCTCGATGATCTGCCGCGCCACCGGGCGGCGCTCGGCCTGGTAGCTGTCCAGCAGGACGGGGTCGGCGCGCCCGGCGGTGACGGCGGCCAACTTCCAGGCGAGGTTGTCCGCGTCGCCGATCCCGGTGTTCATGCCGTGCCCGCCGGTGGGTGGGGTCACGTGGGCCGCGTCGCCGGCCAGCAGGACGTGGCCGCGGCGGTAGGCGGTAGCGAGCTGGGCGTCCATCCGCCAGGTCATGGTGGAGCGGATCGTCACGTCCAGGTCGGGCAGACCGGCCATGGTGCGGATCAGCTCGGCCAGCTGGCGGTGGTCGCCGAGGTCCCCGTGCGGCCCCGGCAGGCCGGGGTCGAACGGATACTGGTAGACCCACTGGCGGTCGTTGTCGACGGCCAGAAAACCGCCAAGACCGGGCGGGGTGAGGAAGTAGGAGGCGCTGGCCCGGTCGGCCACCACGGCGCCGAGCGGCGCTTCGAAGCGGACGCTGAGGAAGTGCCGTAGGCCGGTCGGTCCTTCCATCGCCAGGGCGGCGCCGGTCCGCACCGTGCTGGCGGCTCCGTCGCACCCGACGAGCCAGTCGGCCGCCACCGTGTACGGCTCGCCGCCGGCCCGGTCCTGCAGGACGGCGCGCACGCCGTCGCCCACCTGCTCGAAGGAGACCAGCCGCACACCGAACCGGATCCGGTCCGGCGCCAACTCGCGGGCCCGGCGCAACAGCACCGGCTCCAGCAGGTCCTGGGAGCAGACCAGTCCGGGCGAGGGGGTGTGCTCGACCCCGTCCACCGCTTCGTGCGTGACCCCGGTGCGCACGAACTCCGGGTCGACCAGGTCGCGGCCGCGGTAGAAGAAGACGTGCGAGGCGGGGAGGCCGACCTCGCGGATCGAGGCCTCGAGCCCGCAGCGCCGGAGGATCTCCATCGAACGAGCCGATACGCCACGGGCCTTGGGGTGCGGTGAGGTGTCCGGGTGCGCTTCGACCAGCAGGTGGGCCACGCCCTGCTGGGACAGCAGGGTCGACAGCGTCAGGCCGACCGGTCCGCCGCCCACGATCAGTGCCGGAGTCGTCGTCAGGGACTGCATAGCTCTCCAAGTCGGTGGCGGTGGCGGTAGCGGCTGACGCCACATCTTCGCAGCGCGGATCTCTGCCGCGCCGACCTTTGTGCGGTGCGGCCGCGCCCGAGGGGTCCGCCGGGCTTGCCGGGGCCGGGTTTCCCCGCGTCGGGCCGGGGGTAGGCCACGCTGCGGCCCGCAGCCGGTTAGGAGTGCCAGGTGTCCGCTGCCCATCTGCGTACGATCCGCCAGGAGCCCGCCGGTGCACCGGGCGCCCGGCTGGGCCGACCCGTGCGGCCCGTGCGGCCTTGACGGGAGGTGGGGGCAGGCCCCGAGGACTCGCCTGGCAGGATGACCGCACCATGCCCGCCCTCCCGTCCACCACACGTGCGCGCTCGGCCGCCCTCGACCTGCGGGTCCTGCGCGCGGCCGTGTTCGCGACGCTCTGTGTGGTGCTCTCCGGCGCCGGGCATGTGCTGGCCTCGGGCTGTTCGGTACCGGTGCCCGCCCTGCTGCTGGGCTGGCTCGGTGTCGGCGCGTTCGCGGTGCTGCAGAGCGGCCGGGAGCGGTCACTGCGGGCGATCTGCGGCGGGCTCACCACGGGACAGGCGGCGCTGCACACCCTCTTCCACCTTTGGCCGGCCGGCCTCGGCGCTCACACCGGCCCACCCGGCCCACCCGGCCCACCGGGCTCGCCCGGCTCGGTCGGTCCACGCAGCATGGCCGGCCTGCCGATGAGCGGGATGCGGATGCCCGGCATGGCCGCCTCCGGCATGCGGATGCCCGACACGGCGGCCCCGCACACAGCGGCCTCGCATCTGGCGGCCGCGGCTCCGCACCTCGCCTTCTGGACCCACGCCCTGGTCCTGGGGCTCAGCCCGACCATGCTGGCCGCGCACCTGGCGGCCGGGTTGGCGGCGGGCTGGTGGCTGCGGCGCGGCGAGGCGGCGCTGTGGCGGCTGGTCCGGCTGACCGGGCTGGTCCGCTTGCTCCGCCGGGCCGCCGGAGCGGCCGCGGCCTTCGCGCATGACCTGGCGCTGCGCTCCACGCTCTGGTCCGGCCTCTGGCGAGCGGTCGCGCCGCTGCCGTCCGGGCCGTGGGTGGCCCGCCTGGACCGGGACGGTGAACGCCGCAGGCGACGCGCCACGCTGCGCCTGCGGCACTCGGTGATCCGACGCGGTCCACCGGTGGCGGTGTTCCCGGTCTGACCCGACGGCAGGGCGCGTCAGCGCCCAGCGTCCGGACAGGCCCAAGCCCCGCAGTTCGTCGCCCCCGGGCACGCCGAGCGCGTGCCTTGCTTCGGATGGAGAACACCGAATCATGTCTGAGACCACCCACGCGTCAACCACCCACGCGTCCAAGCCCGCCAGGCTGCCGCGACGGGCCGGCGCCGTCGCCGCGCTGTCCGCCGCGACGGTCCTGCTCGTCGCCGGACCGGCCGCCGCGCACGTCACCGTCCAGCCGTCCTCGGCCCCCAAGGGCGCGGCCGACCAGAGCTTCGCGTTCCGGGTGCCGAACGAGGACGACCAGGCCAGCACGGTCAAGGTCGAGCTCTACTTCCCGACCGATCACCCGATCGCCTCGGCCCTGATCGCCCCGGTGCCCGGCTGGACGGACCAGATCCAGACCACCAAGCTGACCACCCCGATCAAGACCGACGACGGGGACATCACCGACGTGGTCTCCGAGGTGACCTGGAGCGGCGGGAGCATCGCGCCCGGCCACTACCAGGACTTCACCCTGGACTTCGGCCAGTTGCCCTCGGACACCGACCAGTTGGTCTTCAAGGCGCTGCAGACCTACTCCAACGGCAACATCGTGCGCTGGATCGACACCAGCCAGCCCGGCCAGCCGGAGCCCGACCACCCGGCCCCGACCCTCAAGCTGACCGCCGCCACCGCCGATTCGGGCGCCCCGGCCACCGCTTCCACCGCTCCGGCCGCTTCGGCCAAGAGCGCCTCGGCCGACGACTCGACCGCTCGGGCGCTGGGCATCGCCGGCCTCGTCGTCGGCACCCTCGGTCTCGCCGCCGCCGCCGTGTTCGGCCTGCGTCGCCGCACCGGCGGTGACCCGGCGTCGTAGCGGCGAGCGGGTGCGTCCGGGCCCGGGGCAGCCGATCGGCTCTCCCGGCCCGGACGCACCCGCGCCCGCAAGGGTTCCGTCAGGGCGACGGCGTCCGGGCTTGCACCCCGACCCTCCTGGGGTACCGTCCGGAACGCGGGCAGATGTTTCGAACGGGTTAACTGGGTGCCCGCTCCTCACCGTTGACAGGGGCTCATCGTGACGACCTCACGTCTGTGCGCACCACCGTCATCCTCCCCGTCCGTGGCTGCCGAGCCGTACGCCGAGCCGTACGCCGACCCTTCGGCAGCCGAGGCCGCGGAGTTACAGCGCCAACTCGCTGCCGAGGGTCATCTGTCGCCCGACGCGGCGACGCGGCGACGCGCCGGGCCCGGGCGGTAGCGAGGGAACTGGCCGAGACGGGCACCTACCGGCAGACCCCGGCGGAGCTGCTGCTGGGCGCCCGGATCGCCTGGCGGAACAACCCGCAGTGCGTCGGCAAGTTCTACTGGAAGGGCCTGGAGGTCCGAGACTGCCGCGACGTCGGGGTGACGCTCAGTCAGAAAGGCGACGAGAGCGCCCTGTTCGAAGCCCTGGTGGACCACCTCCGGCTGTCCTGGAACGGCGGCAGGGTGCGGTTGCTGCTGAGCGTCTTCGCTCCGAGCGTGCCCGACCGGCCAGGGCCGCGGGTCTGGAACGGCCAGCTCATCCGCTACGCCGGCTATCGCCGCCACGACGGCTCCGTGCTGGGCGACCCCGCGACGGTGGAGCTCACCGAGGCCGTGCAACGGCTCGGTTGGCGTGGCCGGGGCACCGAGTACGACGTCCTGCCGCTGGTCATCCAGTGGCCGGGGCACGAACCCAGGTTCTTCGACCTGCCCGCGGATGCCGTCCCCGAGGTGCGCATCACCCACCCCGAGTATCCCTGGTTCGAGAGCCTCGGCCTGCGCTGGCACGCCTTTCCGACGATCTCCGACCAGGTGCTGGAACTGGGCGGCCTGCGCTACCCGTTGGCTCCGTTCAGCGCCTGGTACACCTGCACCGAGATCGGTGCCCGCAACCTGTCCGACAGCAACCGTTACGACAAGCTTCCCGAAGTCGCCCGGGGCATGGGACTGGAGACCGGCCGCGACCGCACGCTCTGGCGCGACCGCGCGCTGCTCGAACTCACCACGGCGGTCCTGCACTCCTACGACCAGGCGGGGGTCTCCATCATCGACCACCACTTCGCCACCAAGCAGTTCGTGCGCCACGAGGAGCGTGAGCGGAAGAGCGGGCGCACCTGCCCGGCCGACTGGTCCGCCATCGTGCCGGCCACCAGCGGGTCGACCACCCCCGTCTGGCAGCGCCGCTACGAACCCACCAGGGCGCTCCCCAACTTCGCTCCCCAGCCCACCCTTTGGTCGTCCGACATGCTCTGAAGCGCCGCCTCAGTCATCGGCAGACCCGCCGCAGGAACCGGCCGGCAACCGCACGGCCCCCTCTGCCTGCGTCAACTCCCAAGCGCGCGTGTGCTCGTGTCCCTGCGGATCCGTGTCGCGGATCCGCAGGCCGTCCCCGGAGCGGCTCAACTCGGGCCGCAGCAGGGCCCCGACGCGCTGCGGCAGGGTGGAGCGGAGGATCTCCCACCGCTCGCCGCGCACCCGGCCGATCGACACCTCGCAGTCCAGCAGCGCGGCCGCCTCGGCGCGGCTGCCGCAACCCCGGACCAGCTCGGCCAGCGGGACCGGCGAGCTCGGCAGCGGCTCGGACCGATCCCGGGCGTACCCGAACCAGGACCCCGCGCGGACCAGCAGGCCCGCGCAGCCCGCCGCCGGATCCGCCAGCAGCGCGGCCGCCACCTCGCCGCCCACCTGCTCGACGTCCTCCCAGTGCTCCAGATAGTCCTCGTGCAACCCCTGCTCGACCAGCACCTCGCCCTCCCGGTGCAGCGTGCCGGCGTCGGGCAGCGCTGCCCGCGGGTGCAGGTCGATCCGGCGTACCCAGCCGAAGGCCTCGCCCTGCTGCTCCAGCGTCCCGGCGAACGCCTTCTGCTCGCAGAGCGCCAGCAGCTGCGCCCGGTCCAGATCGGCCAGCGCCGCCCGACCGACCACCTGGTCGAGGCCGGGCGGCTGCCGCAGGTCCCCGAAGAGCGAGGGGCCCTGGATCCAGGTGACGGCGCTGTCGCGGTCCGTCGAGCCATCCGCCTCCCGCACGTAGGTGCGCCGCCAGACGCCGGGTAGCTCGGCCAGGACGGGGTGGGACCAGGACATCAGTGCTCCGTGTCTCGGGCGTCGGCAGCCGGAACGCGGCCGGCCACCACGTTACGCCTCGGGGGACACCGGAGAGTGAGCAGAAGTGGCGAGTGGTGACGAGCGCCCATAGCTTCGACTCAACGGACACGCGCAGCCGGGCGCCGAGCGCGGCGCCGCCGACGGACTGCCATCCGGTCCGCCGCTGAGCACGGAAACTCCTTGCCGGGGTCCTGGAAAGCAGGTTGGGACCATGCCCACACGACGGGCTCGCCAAGCGGCGGGCGTGACCGCCGGCCTCCTCCTCACACTGGGGGCCGCCTCGCCCGCCCAGGCCTGTGCGAAGCACCGCGCCGACCATTCGGTCCACGTCGTCCATCCGGGCCAGTCGATCCAGCGGGCCGTGGACGGCGCCCGCCCGGGCGAGACGATCCTCGTCCTGCCCGGCACCTATCGCGAGAGCGTGCGGATCACCACCTCGGAACTGACCCTGCGGGGGTCGGGCAGGAAGAGCGTGATCACCCGGGGGCCGGACGGCGCCTCGGGGTCCGCCGCCGCGTGCGCCAAGGCGGGGCACGGCATCTGCGTCACCGGAACGGAGGGACACCGCCTCACCGATGTGCGGATCGAGTCGCTCACCGTCTCGGGCTTCTCGAAGAACGGGATCTCCGCCTCGCAGACCGACGGGATGAGCGTGCGCCACGTGCTGGCCGAGAAGAACGGCCAGCAGGGCATCAGCCAGGAGAAGTCGATCCGGGGCCGCTTCCAGGAGAACGAGTCCAGGGGCAACGGCCAGTCCGGGATCTTCCTGGCGAACATCGCCGACGGCAAGGGCGGCGCGATCGACACCGAAGGCGCGGTGATCAGCGACAACACTCTGACCGGCAACCGGATCGGCGTCGTGGTCCGGCGGCTTCGCAACCTCACCGTCGAGCAGAACTCCATCACCGGCAACTGCGGCGGCGTCTTCATCGTGGGTGACGACGGTCGGCCCCGCGCGGGCGACCTGAGCGTGCGGCGGAACACGGTGGACCGCAACAACAAGTACTGCGCGCCGAGCGACCGCCTGCCCTACATCCAGGGCACCGGCATCGTGCTGACCGGTGTCGAGCAGACCCGGGTGACCCGCAACGAGATCAAGGACAACGTCGGCGCCTCGCCGCTGTCCGGCGGCATCGTGCTCTTCCGCAGCTACGTCGGCGGCCTCAGCGCCGGCAACACCATCAGCGCCAACACGGTCCAGGGCAATGGGCCCGCCGACCTCGCCGACCGCGACGGCGGACCCGGCAACACCTTCACCGGCAACACCTGCCGGGTCTCCGAGCCGGCGGGCCGGTGCTGAGCACCCGGCAGCTGACGGACCGGCTGGAACGAGGGCTCGGCTGTGCCGAAGCCTCCCCAAACCCATCGAGAGAACGGCGGCGCTTGTGACCACCGCACCTTCTACGTCC
It includes:
- a CDS encoding phosphodiesterase — translated: MTPAIAHLSDPHITTGPLAAAPAEALSRALRRVLTLDPQPDCVVITGDLVDRGSAAEYQVLHEVIARFPLPLHLVAGNHDDPAALLGEFGGTRFVGAPDQPHPDQPHPGQLSPEQLHYAVDYPQFTLLVLNTQVPGECGGRLGAAQLAWLDQTLARRPQVPAVVCLHHPPIPIGMPFLDGMRLADGAELGEVLARHGNVARVLAGHVHRSITAAFAGSTLAIAPSTYLQSGLVLREGLPNYVPEPTSFLLHLATDSSWATHTVAVSHAAAPMGG
- the abc-f gene encoding ribosomal protection-like ABC-F family protein; translated protein: MPTQLTARAATKAFNGRIVLDSVTCSLTAGERTGIIGENGSGKTTLLRLLAGHEQPDSGEIVVRAEGGVGYLAQEARLSPLLTVQQVIDQALSELRAIEDRMRALEAAMADGDESQLTEYGELLTVFELRGGYQAEARVERALDGLGLARLPRERQVGALSGGEQVRLRLAAVLAAGPEVLLLDEPTNHLDDSAMAWLEEHLRTRRGTTVAVSHDRLFLERIATSLLEVDADLRQVVRYGNGYAGYLAEKAAARRRWAQEHAQWQAEADRLREAAATTARQVAPGRAMKDGNKMAYDRAAGRVQQSLASRVRNAEERLARLLAQPVPAPPEPLRFAAPLRADRLKGAVLDATDVSVTGRLARTGLTVSAGERVLISGPNGAGKSTLLRLLAGELDPDTGQLTRRGRIGYLPQQPPAGRGEETLLAAFARDRPGAPAEHTARLLALGLFRSEQLTVPVGRLSVGQRQRLALARLLSEPADVLLLDEPTNHLSLGLVEELETALAAFDGTLVIVSHDRLLRDRWQGTHLMLRNAPAPLSLPSGRPRG
- a CDS encoding TetR/AcrR family transcriptional regulator, which codes for MEEPPEATRNPDDSTAPPAGPPALTPALTPVRRPGGRSARVREQVLEAVGAQLVEHGYDGLTVDAVAARAGVHRTTVYRRWTDVGGLLADLLDAAKDEAWEPQDTGRLESDLTALNEEIHQALSADSSITVALIAASFRSTEAAGALQRFWEDRYGRSEVVVERAVRRGELPPHTDARRLLLGATAPLYHQFVVLRAPADPRLPGQAARAAATAAAAGAFTRDR
- a CDS encoding FAD-dependent monooxygenase; the encoded protein is MQSLTTTPALIVGGGPVGLTLSTLLSQQGVAHLLVEAHPDTSPHPKARGVSARSMEILRRCGLEASIREVGLPASHVFFYRGRDLVDPEFVRTGVTHEAVDGVEHTPSPGLVCSQDLLEPVLLRRARELAPDRIRFGVRLVSFEQVGDGVRAVLQDRAGGEPYTVAADWLVGCDGAASTVRTGAALAMEGPTGLRHFLSVRFEAPLGAVVADRASASYFLTPPGLGGFLAVDNDRQWVYQYPFDPGLPGPHGDLGDHRQLAELIRTMAGLPDLDVTIRSTMTWRMDAQLATAYRRGHVLLAGDAAHVTPPTGGHGMNTGIGDADNLAWKLAAVTAGRADPVLLDSYQAERRPVARQIIELSTENANARAGGGGGYRIDDQLLLTAAYRSTAVIPDAPQSAGTDGSDGTDGTDATGQTLDVSGYHPSGAPGRRLPHARLLGPPGTSSTLDLVGPGFTLLTPQDSPAWRQQAQTATAAGFPVTVHALDGGRLREAEPGAVGRLCGLPATGALLVRPDGHIGWRAARPSHPAELLDVLRRLLAIAQDTPQAGGPV
- a CDS encoding YcnI family copper-binding membrane protein; amino-acid sequence: MSETTHASTTHASKPARLPRRAGAVAALSAATVLLVAGPAAAHVTVQPSSAPKGAADQSFAFRVPNEDDQASTVKVELYFPTDHPIASALIAPVPGWTDQIQTTKLTTPIKTDDGDITDVVSEVTWSGGSIAPGHYQDFTLDFGQLPSDTDQLVFKALQTYSNGNIVRWIDTSQPGQPEPDHPAPTLKLTAATADSGAPATASTAPAASAKSASADDSTARALGIAGLVVGTLGLAAAAVFGLRRRTGGDPAS
- a CDS encoding nitric oxide synthase oxygenase, which gives rise to MRTTVILPVRGCRAVRRAVRRPFGSRGRGVTAPTRCRGSSVARRGDAATRRARAVARELAETGTYRQTPAELLLGARIAWRNNPQCVGKFYWKGLEVRDCRDVGVTLSQKGDESALFEALVDHLRLSWNGGRVRLLLSVFAPSVPDRPGPRVWNGQLIRYAGYRRHDGSVLGDPATVELTEAVQRLGWRGRGTEYDVLPLVIQWPGHEPRFFDLPADAVPEVRITHPEYPWFESLGLRWHAFPTISDQVLELGGLRYPLAPFSAWYTCTEIGARNLSDSNRYDKLPEVARGMGLETGRDRTLWRDRALLELTTAVLHSYDQAGVSIIDHHFATKQFVRHEERERKSGRTCPADWSAIVPATSGSTTPVWQRRYEPTRALPNFAPQPTLWSSDML
- a CDS encoding right-handed parallel beta-helix repeat-containing protein; this encodes MPTRRARQAAGVTAGLLLTLGAASPAQACAKHRADHSVHVVHPGQSIQRAVDGARPGETILVLPGTYRESVRITTSELTLRGSGRKSVITRGPDGASGSAAACAKAGHGICVTGTEGHRLTDVRIESLTVSGFSKNGISASQTDGMSVRHVLAEKNGQQGISQEKSIRGRFQENESRGNGQSGIFLANIADGKGGAIDTEGAVISDNTLTGNRIGVVVRRLRNLTVEQNSITGNCGGVFIVGDDGRPRAGDLSVRRNTVDRNNKYCAPSDRLPYIQGTGIVLTGVEQTRVTRNEIKDNVGASPLSGGIVLFRSYVGGLSAGNTISANTVQGNGPADLADRDGGPGNTFTGNTCRVSEPAGRC